A window of the Pseudomonas furukawaii genome harbors these coding sequences:
- the secB gene encoding protein-export chaperone SecB, with translation MTEQTNNGAAQGAEAPQFSLQRIYVRDLSFEAPKSPEIFRQQWNPSVSLDLNTRQKQLDGDFHEVVLTLSVTVKNGEETAFIAEVQQAGIFLIKGLDAASMSHTLGAFCPNILFPYARETLDSLVVRGSFPALMLSPVNFDALYAQELARIQAGEAQA, from the coding sequence ATGACCGAACAAACGAACAATGGCGCCGCCCAAGGCGCAGAAGCTCCCCAGTTTTCCCTGCAGCGCATCTACGTGCGCGATCTGTCCTTCGAAGCGCCGAAGAGCCCCGAGATCTTCCGCCAGCAGTGGAACCCGAGCGTTTCCCTGGACCTGAACACCCGCCAGAAGCAGCTGGACGGTGACTTCCACGAAGTGGTGCTGACCCTGTCCGTGACCGTGAAGAACGGCGAGGAAACCGCCTTCATCGCTGAAGTGCAGCAGGCCGGTATCTTCCTCATCAAGGGGCTGGACGCGGCCTCCATGAGCCACACCCTGGGTGCCTTCTGCCCGAACATCCTGTTCCCCTACGCCCGTGAAACCCTGGACAGCCTGGTTGTCCGCGGCTCCTTCCCGGCGCTGATGCTCTCCCCGGTGAACTTCGACGCCCTCT
- the grxC gene encoding glutaredoxin 3, producing MTGVVIYSSAWCPFCIRAKHLLDSKGVRYEEVSVDGKPEVRAEMTRKAGRTSVPQIWIGPTHVGGCDDLYALERAGKLDALLQSSPQTETH from the coding sequence ATGACCGGCGTCGTCATCTACTCGAGCGCCTGGTGTCCTTTCTGCATCCGCGCCAAGCACCTGCTGGACAGCAAGGGCGTGCGCTACGAGGAAGTCAGCGTCGACGGCAAACCCGAAGTTCGCGCCGAGATGACCCGCAAGGCCGGGCGCACCTCGGTGCCGCAGATCTGGATCGGCCCGACCCACGTGGGCGGCTGTGACGACCTGTATGCCCTGGAGCGCGCCGGCAAGCTCGACGCCTTGCTCCAATCCAGCCCGCAAACGGAAACGCACTAG
- a CDS encoding rhodanese-like domain-containing protein: MLAHLIEFATNHYVLSGTFVVLLALLLAHELRRSGRAVSTRELTALVNGGQAIVLDVRASKDFSSGHIVDALNIPFEKLASRIAELEKHKEKSIIVVDAMGQHAGTVCRDLKKAGFTALKLSGGIGSWRGDNLPLVK, encoded by the coding sequence ATGCTCGCCCACCTGATTGAATTTGCCACTAACCACTATGTACTGAGTGGAACCTTCGTGGTGCTGCTGGCCCTGTTGCTGGCCCACGAACTGCGCCGCAGCGGTCGTGCCGTTTCCACCCGCGAGCTCACCGCTCTGGTCAACGGCGGCCAGGCCATCGTCCTGGACGTGCGGGCCAGCAAGGACTTCTCCAGCGGCCATATCGTCGACGCCCTGAACATCCCCTTCGAGAAGCTGGCCAGCCGCATCGCCGAGCTGGAGAAGCACAAGGAAAAATCCATCATCGTGGTCGACGCCATGGGCCAGCACGCCGGCACCGTCTGCCGTGACCTGAAGAAGGCCGGCTTCACCGCCCTCAAGCTGTCCGGCGGGATCGGCAGCTGGCGCGGCGACAACCTGCCGCTGGTGAAGTGA
- the gpmI gene encoding 2,3-bisphosphoglycerate-independent phosphoglycerate mutase, whose product MTATPKPLVLIILDGFGHSDSPEYNAIYAARTPVYDRLRATQPHGLISGSGMDVGLPDGQMGNSEVGHMNLGAGRVVYQDFTRVTKAIRDGEFFANPVILEAVDKAVAAGKAVHFMGLLSDGGVHSHQDHLVAMAELAAQRGAEKIYLHAFLDGRDTPPKSAQPSIELLDAAFARLGKGRIASLIGRYYAMDRDNRWDRVEAAYNLITEGQGEFAAATAVEGLAAAYERGESDEFVKATTIGEPVRVEDGDAVVFMNFRADRARELSRAFVEPGFKEFARAREIALAGYVMLTQYAASIPAPSAFKPESLDNVLGEYLAKNGKTQLRIAETEKYAHVTFFFSGGREEPFEGEERILVPSPKVATYDLQPEMSAPEVTDRIVDAIENQRYDVIIVNYANGDMVGHTGVFEAAVKAVECLDHCVGRIVEALDKVGGEALITADHGNVEQMEDEVTGQAHTAHTCEPVPFIYVGKRPATIREGGVLADVAPTLLTLMGLPVPAEMTGKTIVELK is encoded by the coding sequence ATGACAGCCACGCCAAAACCCCTGGTCCTCATCATCCTGGACGGCTTCGGTCACAGTGACAGCCCCGAGTACAACGCTATCTACGCGGCCAGGACCCCGGTCTACGATCGCCTGCGCGCCACCCAGCCCCACGGCCTGATTTCCGGCTCCGGCATGGACGTGGGCCTGCCGGATGGACAGATGGGCAACTCCGAAGTGGGCCACATGAACCTGGGCGCCGGCCGCGTCGTCTACCAGGACTTCACCCGCGTCACCAAGGCCATCCGTGACGGCGAGTTCTTCGCCAACCCGGTGATCCTCGAGGCCGTGGACAAGGCCGTGGCCGCCGGCAAGGCCGTGCACTTCATGGGCCTGCTCTCCGACGGCGGCGTGCACAGCCACCAGGACCACCTGGTCGCCATGGCCGAGCTGGCCGCCCAGCGCGGCGCCGAGAAGATCTACCTGCACGCCTTCCTCGACGGCCGCGACACTCCGCCGAAAAGCGCCCAGCCCTCCATCGAGCTGCTGGACGCCGCCTTCGCCCGTCTCGGCAAGGGCCGCATCGCCAGCCTGATCGGTCGCTACTACGCCATGGACCGCGACAATCGCTGGGACCGCGTCGAAGCCGCCTACAACCTGATCACCGAAGGCCAGGGTGAATTCGCCGCCGCCACTGCCGTGGAAGGCCTGGCGGCCGCCTACGAGCGCGGCGAAAGCGACGAGTTCGTCAAGGCCACCACCATCGGCGAGCCCGTCAGGGTCGAGGATGGCGACGCGGTGGTGTTCATGAACTTCCGCGCCGACCGCGCCCGCGAGCTGTCCCGCGCCTTCGTCGAGCCCGGCTTCAAGGAGTTCGCCCGCGCCCGCGAGATCGCCCTGGCCGGCTACGTGATGCTGACCCAGTACGCCGCCAGCATCCCCGCTCCCAGCGCCTTCAAGCCCGAGTCCCTGGACAATGTGCTGGGCGAGTACCTGGCGAAGAACGGCAAGACCCAACTGCGCATCGCCGAGACCGAGAAGTACGCCCACGTGACCTTCTTCTTCTCCGGCGGCCGCGAAGAACCCTTCGAAGGCGAGGAGCGCATCCTGGTCCCCTCGCCCAAGGTCGCCACCTATGACCTGCAGCCCGAAATGAGCGCCCCCGAGGTGACCGACCGCATCGTCGACGCCATCGAGAACCAGCGCTACGACGTGATCATCGTCAACTACGCCAACGGTGACATGGTCGGCCACACCGGCGTGTTCGAGGCGGCGGTGAAGGCGGTGGAATGCCTGGACCACTGCGTCGGCCGCATCGTCGAAGCCCTGGACAAGGTGGGCGGCGAAGCCCTGATCACCGCCGACCACGGCAACGTCGAGCAGATGGAAGACGAAGTCACCGGCCAGGCCCACACCGCGCATACCTGCGAGCCGGTGCCCTTCATCTATGTCGGCAAGCGTCCGGCCACCATCCGCGAGGGTGGCGTGCTGGCGGATGTCGCCCCCACCCTGCTGACCCTGATGGGTCTGCCGGTACCGGCGGAGATGACCGGCAAGACCATCGTCGAGCTGAAATGA
- a CDS encoding murein hydrolase activator EnvC family protein, translated as MFRALALVLLASLITPVMADQRAETRQQLDQAAKDITELKKLLQQLQQEKSGVQADLKKTETEMGDLEQQVKDLEQELKDSESEIQRLDGEKKKLQDARAEQQRLIGIQARAAYQSGQQEYLKLLLNQQHPEKFARTLTYYDYLSQARLEQLNTFNETLRQLANVEREIGEHNAQLTEQKASLDERREQLAAARRERQQALAKLNKDLGDRDRKLKSRQQDQAQLAKVLKTIEETLARQEREAREAEEARKRALAEQQRQLREQDNRPATGTARAASGPMVSSAGSGFGGPFAQARGRLPWPVDGRLVARYGSARGTDSRAKWDGVLIGAPEGATVRAVHGGRVVFADWLRGAGLLVILDHGNGYLSLYGHNQRLLKSAGDIVKAGESIATVGNSGGQDTPALYFAIRQQGRPTDPAQWCRAQG; from the coding sequence ATGTTTCGCGCCCTCGCCCTCGTCCTCCTCGCCAGCCTGATCACCCCGGTCATGGCCGACCAGCGCGCCGAAACCCGGCAGCAGCTGGATCAGGCCGCCAAGGACATCACCGAACTGAAGAAGCTCCTGCAGCAACTGCAGCAGGAGAAATCCGGCGTCCAGGCCGACCTGAAGAAGACCGAGACCGAGATGGGCGACCTGGAACAACAGGTCAAGGACCTGGAGCAGGAGCTGAAAGACAGCGAGAGCGAGATCCAGCGCCTCGACGGGGAGAAAAAAAAACTCCAGGACGCGCGCGCTGAACAACAGCGCCTGATCGGCATCCAGGCACGCGCCGCCTACCAGAGCGGCCAGCAGGAATACCTCAAGCTGCTGCTCAATCAGCAGCACCCCGAGAAGTTCGCCCGCACCCTCACCTACTACGACTACCTGAGCCAGGCTCGCCTCGAGCAGCTCAACACCTTCAATGAAACCCTGCGCCAGCTGGCCAATGTCGAACGCGAGATCGGCGAGCACAACGCCCAGCTCACCGAGCAGAAAGCCAGCCTCGATGAGCGCCGGGAACAGTTGGCCGCCGCGCGCCGCGAGCGCCAGCAGGCCCTGGCCAAGCTGAACAAGGACCTGGGTGACCGCGACCGCAAGCTCAAGAGCCGCCAGCAGGACCAGGCCCAACTGGCCAAGGTGCTGAAAACCATCGAGGAAACCCTGGCCCGCCAGGAGCGGGAAGCCCGCGAGGCCGAGGAAGCACGCAAGCGCGCCCTGGCCGAGCAGCAGCGCCAGCTACGCGAGCAGGACAACCGTCCCGCCACCGGCACCGCCCGCGCCGCCAGCGGCCCGATGGTCTCCAGCGCCGGCAGCGGCTTCGGCGGCCCCTTCGCCCAGGCCCGCGGGCGTCTGCCCTGGCCGGTGGACGGTCGCCTGGTGGCCCGCTACGGCTCCGCCCGCGGCACCGACTCCCGCGCCAAGTGGGATGGCGTGCTGATCGGCGCGCCGGAAGGCGCCACCGTTCGCGCCGTGCATGGCGGCCGCGTGGTGTTCGCCGACTGGTTGCGCGGCGCCGGGCTTCTGGTCATTCTCGATCATGGCAATGGCTACCTGAGCCTTTACGGGCATAACCAGCGTCTGTTGAAAAGCGCCGGCGATATCGTGAAAGCGGGCGAGTCCATCGCCACGGTCGGCAACAGCGGCGGGCAGGACACGCCCGCACTGTACTTCGCCATTCGCCAGCAAGGCCGACCGACCGACCCGGCACAGTGGTGCCGCGCCCAAGGATAG
- a CDS encoding S41 family peptidase has translation MPHLSRLTSLAMALALLGGASQSLAAEDPANLPATTVSGKAPLPLDELRTFAEVLDRIKSAYVEPVDDKTLLENAIKGMLSNLDPHSAYLEPEDFQELQESTSGEFGGLGIEVGAEDGFVKVVSPIDDTPASKAGIQPGDLIVKIDGQPTKGISLMEAVDKMRGKAGSKITLTLVREGGKPFDVELVRAAIKVKSVKSQLLEKSYGYLRITQFQVNTGEEVGKALAKLRKDNGDKKLAGLVLDLRNNPGGVLQAAVEVSDHFLRKGLIVYTKGRIANSELRFSADPADASEGVPLVVLINGGSASAAEIVAGALQDHKRGVLMGTDSFGKGSVQTVLPLNNDRALKLTTALYYTPNGRSIQAQGIVPDIEVARAKVTREQDAESFKEADLAGHLGNGNGGEDRPSATRKAAEPRPQDDDFQLSQALNLLKGLNVTREN, from the coding sequence ATGCCGCATCTGTCCCGCCTCACCTCCCTGGCCATGGCACTGGCGCTGCTCGGCGGCGCCTCGCAGTCGCTGGCCGCCGAGGACCCGGCAAATCTCCCCGCCACCACGGTCAGCGGCAAGGCGCCCCTGCCCCTGGACGAGCTGCGGACCTTCGCCGAGGTGCTGGACCGCATCAAGTCGGCCTATGTCGAGCCGGTGGACGACAAGACCCTGCTGGAAAACGCCATCAAGGGCATGCTGAGCAACCTCGATCCCCACTCGGCCTATCTGGAGCCGGAAGACTTCCAGGAGCTGCAGGAGAGCACCAGCGGCGAGTTCGGCGGCCTGGGGATCGAAGTGGGCGCCGAGGACGGCTTCGTCAAGGTCGTGTCGCCCATCGACGACACCCCCGCCTCCAAGGCCGGTATCCAGCCCGGCGACCTGATCGTGAAGATCGACGGCCAGCCCACCAAGGGCATCTCCCTGATGGAGGCCGTGGACAAGATGCGCGGCAAGGCCGGTAGCAAGATCACCCTGACCCTGGTGCGCGAGGGCGGCAAGCCCTTCGACGTGGAGCTGGTGCGCGCCGCCATCAAGGTCAAGAGCGTGAAGAGCCAGTTGCTGGAGAAAAGCTATGGCTACCTGCGCATCACCCAGTTCCAGGTGAACACCGGCGAGGAAGTGGGCAAGGCCCTGGCCAAGCTGCGCAAGGACAACGGCGACAAGAAGCTCGCCGGCCTGGTGCTGGACCTGCGCAACAACCCCGGCGGCGTGCTGCAGGCCGCGGTGGAGGTATCCGACCACTTCCTCAGGAAAGGCCTCATCGTCTACACCAAGGGCCGCATCGCCAACTCCGAGCTGCGCTTCTCCGCCGACCCGGCCGACGCCAGCGAAGGCGTTCCGCTGGTGGTGCTGATCAACGGCGGCAGCGCCTCGGCGGCGGAGATCGTCGCCGGCGCCCTGCAGGACCACAAGCGCGGCGTGCTGATGGGCACCGACAGCTTCGGCAAGGGTTCGGTGCAGACCGTGCTGCCGCTGAACAACGACCGCGCGCTGAAACTCACCACCGCGCTGTACTACACCCCCAACGGCCGCTCCATCCAGGCCCAGGGCATAGTCCCGGACATCGAGGTGGCGCGGGCCAAGGTCACCCGCGAGCAGGATGCCGAGAGCTTCAAGGAAGCCGACCTCGCCGGGCACCTGGGCAACGGCAATGGCGGCGAGGACCGCCCCAGCGCCACTCGCAAGGCCGCCGAGCCGCGCCCGCAGGATGACGACTTCCAGCTCAGCCAGGCCCTGAACCTGCTGAAGGGCCTGAACGTCACCCGCGAGAACTGA
- a CDS encoding divergent polysaccharide deacetylase family protein yields MAAGAWASPPARLALIIDDLGRTPARDQRVLGLPGPVALSILPDVPHSRELAVAAHAAGKTVMLHLPMDPAGGPYAWHPGLSTGELESRLDAALRRVPFARGLNNHMGSRMTAQRPAMAWLMRRLQRDHRFFVDSRTSAATVAAAEAQKIGLASLSRDIFLDDDQSPAAVAKQFHAALELARRQGSALMIGHPHPATLALLERELPRLKARGFELIDVEMLIALRGNRAMAAHGKAGIYR; encoded by the coding sequence ATGGCCGCCGGTGCCTGGGCCTCGCCACCCGCGCGCCTGGCGCTGATCATCGATGACCTGGGCCGGACGCCCGCCCGTGACCAGCGCGTCCTCGGCCTACCCGGCCCGGTCGCCCTGTCCATCCTTCCCGATGTCCCCCATTCCCGTGAATTGGCCGTGGCCGCCCACGCCGCCGGCAAGACGGTGATGCTGCACTTGCCCATGGACCCGGCCGGTGGCCCCTACGCCTGGCATCCCGGGTTATCCACAGGCGAGCTGGAAAGTCGCCTGGATGCGGCGCTACGCCGGGTGCCTTTCGCCCGAGGGCTGAACAACCATATGGGTAGCCGCATGACCGCCCAGCGCCCGGCCATGGCCTGGCTTATGCGGCGCCTGCAGCGGGACCACCGCTTTTTCGTCGACAGCCGCACCAGCGCCGCCACCGTGGCCGCCGCCGAGGCACAGAAGATCGGCCTGGCGAGCCTGTCGCGGGACATCTTCCTGGATGACGACCAGAGCCCGGCTGCGGTGGCGAAGCAGTTCCATGCCGCCCTGGAACTGGCCAGACGGCAGGGTTCCGCCCTGATGATCGGTCACCCGCACCCCGCGACCCTGGCGCTGCTGGAACGGGAGCTGCCGCGCCTCAAGGCCCGGGGTTTCGAGCTGATCGACGTGGAGATGCTGATCGCCCTGCGTGGCAACCGGGCCATGGCGGCCCATGGCAAGGCGGGGATCTACCGCTAG
- a CDS encoding substrate-binding periplasmic protein, which produces MQKLIQRALTLGLMCLAFTARAELPADYKVVLLTENFPPFNMAVDDKNFARDDGIDGISADIVREMFKRADIGYSLTLRFPWDRLYRLTLDKPSYGLFSTTFTAERQPLFKWVGPIARTEWVLLAAPGNNIAVSDLKSASQYRIGAYKNDAVSQHLESQGMAPQNALRDQENVKKLIKGQIDLWATTDPVGRYLAKQEGVSGLQTVLRFNSAELYLAFNKDTPDEVVERLQKALDQMRAEGIVDEITQNYL; this is translated from the coding sequence ATGCAGAAGCTGATCCAACGTGCCCTCACCCTGGGCTTGATGTGCCTCGCCTTCACGGCTCGCGCCGAATTGCCGGCGGACTACAAGGTGGTGTTGCTCACCGAGAACTTCCCGCCGTTCAACATGGCGGTGGATGATAAGAACTTCGCCCGGGACGATGGCATCGACGGTATCAGCGCCGATATCGTCCGCGAGATGTTCAAGCGTGCCGACATCGGCTACAGCCTGACCCTGCGCTTCCCCTGGGACCGCCTCTACCGCCTGACCCTGGACAAACCCAGCTACGGCCTCTTCTCCACCACCTTCACCGCCGAACGGCAGCCCCTGTTCAAGTGGGTCGGCCCCATCGCCAGGACCGAGTGGGTGCTGCTCGCCGCGCCTGGCAACAACATCGCCGTCAGTGACCTGAAGAGCGCGTCCCAGTACCGCATAGGCGCCTACAAGAACGACGCCGTGAGCCAGCACCTGGAAAGCCAGGGCATGGCTCCGCAGAACGCCCTGCGCGACCAGGAGAACGTGAAGAAACTGATCAAGGGGCAGATCGACCTCTGGGCCACCACCGACCCCGTGGGCCGCTACCTGGCCAAGCAGGAAGGGGTGAGCGGCCTGCAGACCGTGCTGCGCTTCAACAGTGCCGAACTCTACCTGGCGTTCAACAAGGACACCCCTGACGAGGTGGTGGAGCGTCTGCAGAAGGCCCTGGACCAGATGCGTGCTGAAGGCATCGTCGACGAGATCACCCAGAACTACCTGTGA
- a CDS encoding substrate-binding periplasmic protein: MSKRLLLALAGTLMVLAGAARAEVDEHYSVVLLTENFPPYNMSINGKNFAQEDNIDGIAVDIVREMFKRAGVKYSLTLRFPWDRIYKLALEKPGYGVFVTARLPEREQSFKWVGPIGPDDWVMLARADSPISLSSLDDARQYKVGAYKGDAIAEYLIQQKLEPVTALRDQENAKKLEKGQIDLWATGDPAGRYLARQEGVGGLKTVLRFNQAELFLALNKDVPDEVVNRLQASLDQMRAEGFVDEILDSYL, from the coding sequence ATGTCGAAACGCCTGCTGCTGGCGCTGGCCGGTACTCTGATGGTGCTGGCCGGCGCCGCCCGCGCCGAAGTGGATGAGCACTACAGCGTGGTTCTCCTGACGGAAAACTTCCCCCCTTACAACATGTCGATCAACGGGAAGAACTTCGCCCAGGAAGACAATATCGACGGCATCGCCGTGGATATCGTCCGCGAAATGTTCAAGCGTGCCGGGGTCAAGTACAGCCTGACCCTGCGTTTCCCCTGGGATCGCATCTACAAGCTGGCGCTGGAAAAGCCCGGCTACGGCGTCTTCGTCACGGCCCGCCTGCCCGAGCGCGAACAATCCTTCAAGTGGGTCGGCCCCATCGGACCGGATGACTGGGTGATGCTGGCGCGGGCCGACAGTCCCATCAGCCTGTCCAGCCTGGACGATGCCCGCCAGTACAAGGTGGGTGCCTACAAGGGCGACGCCATCGCCGAGTACCTGATCCAGCAGAAGCTGGAGCCGGTCACGGCCCTGCGCGACCAGGAGAACGCGAAGAAGCTGGAGAAGGGGCAGATCGATCTCTGGGCCACTGGCGATCCGGCCGGTCGCTACCTGGCCCGGCAGGAAGGCGTCGGCGGCCTGAAGACCGTGCTGCGTTTCAACCAGGCCGAATTGTTCCTGGCGCTGAACAAGGATGTCCCCGATGAAGTGGTGAACAGGCTGCAGGCGTCGCTGGACCAGATGCGCGCCGAGGGCTTCGTCGACGAGATTCTCGACAGCTACCTCTAG
- the hisF gene encoding imidazole glycerol phosphate synthase subunit HisF, whose product MALAKRIIPCLDVDNGRVVKGVKFENIRDAGDPVEIARRYDEQGADEITFLDITASVDGRDTTLHTVERMASQVFIPLTVGGGVRTVQDIRNLLNAGADKVSINTAAVFTPEFVGEAASRFGSQCIVVAIDAKRVSAPGETPRWEIFTHGGRKPTGLDAVAWAKKMEDLGAGEILLTSMDQDGVKSGYDLGVTRAISEAVGIPVIASGGVGNLEHLAAGILEGKADAVLAASIFHFGEYTVPEAKAYLASRGILVR is encoded by the coding sequence ATGGCACTGGCCAAACGCATCATCCCCTGCCTCGACGTGGACAACGGCCGCGTGGTGAAGGGCGTCAAGTTCGAGAACATCCGCGATGCCGGCGACCCGGTGGAGATCGCCCGCCGCTACGACGAGCAGGGCGCCGACGAGATCACCTTCCTCGACATCACCGCCAGCGTCGACGGCCGCGACACCACCCTGCACACCGTCGAGCGCATGGCCAGCCAGGTGTTCATCCCGCTGACCGTGGGCGGCGGCGTGCGCACCGTGCAGGACATCCGCAACCTGCTCAACGCCGGTGCCGACAAGGTCTCCATCAACACCGCCGCGGTGTTCACCCCCGAGTTCGTCGGCGAGGCCGCCTCGCGCTTCGGCTCCCAGTGCATCGTGGTGGCCATCGACGCCAAGAGGGTCTCCGCCCCGGGCGAAACCCCGCGCTGGGAGATCTTCACCCATGGCGGTCGCAAACCCACCGGCCTGGATGCCGTGGCCTGGGCGAAGAAGATGGAAGACCTGGGGGCCGGCGAGATCCTCCTCACCAGCATGGACCAGGACGGTGTGAAGAGCGGTTACGACCTGGGCGTTACCCGCGCCATCAGCGAAGCCGTCGGCATCCCGGTGATCGCCTCCGGCGGCGTCGGCAACCTGGAGCACCTGGCGGCCGGTATCCTCGAGGGCAAGGCTGACGCCGTCCTGGCGGCCAGCATCTTCCACTTCGGCGAGTACACCGTGCCGGAAGCCAAGGCCTACCTGGCCAGTCGCGGCATCCTGGTGCGCTGA